One genomic window of Paeniglutamicibacter sp. Y32M11 includes the following:
- a CDS encoding folylpolyglutamate synthase/dihydrofolate synthase family protein, with the protein MSDTFDKFSVASVYAELLARAPENKIEPRMGPMFRAMEILGEPNKSFPIIHITGTNGKTSTARMIESLLRAHDLRTGRYSSPHLVSVTERIAIDGEPVDDETFVRIWDEIRPYLQIVDDELSAAGENRLTYFEALTVLGYAIFADTPVDVAIIEVGLGGITDATNVGDGQVSVITPISLDHVELLGDTTELIAQEKAGIIKPGGFLISSAQPADAAQVLLERARELEVPYRFEGIEFGVSSRIVAVGGQQLEIQGLAGRYTDILLPLHGEHQAQNAAVALAAVEAFIGGGERELNQDLVRTGFGATTSPGRLEVIRKAPTVLLDAGHNPDGIRASAAAVKESFGFSKLVLVIGILAEKDAEAMLVQLREAYLDLVDDIAITQSNSPRAIPAGELATMALEAGFNEEDLFISERLDEALEWAVGRAESGEDFGGGVLVTGSITLVGEARMLLGGL; encoded by the coding sequence ATGAGCGACACCTTTGACAAGTTCTCCGTAGCCAGCGTGTACGCCGAACTTCTGGCCCGCGCGCCGGAAAACAAGATCGAACCACGCATGGGCCCGATGTTCCGGGCCATGGAGATCCTGGGGGAGCCGAACAAGTCCTTCCCGATCATCCACATCACCGGCACCAACGGCAAGACCTCCACGGCGCGGATGATCGAATCCCTGTTGCGCGCCCACGACCTGCGCACCGGACGGTATTCCTCCCCGCACCTGGTCTCGGTCACCGAACGCATCGCCATCGATGGGGAGCCGGTGGACGATGAGACCTTCGTGCGCATTTGGGACGAGATCCGCCCCTACCTGCAGATCGTTGATGACGAGCTGAGCGCGGCCGGCGAAAATCGGCTGACCTACTTCGAAGCGCTCACGGTGCTGGGTTACGCGATCTTCGCCGACACCCCGGTGGACGTGGCGATCATCGAGGTGGGCCTGGGTGGAATCACCGATGCCACCAATGTGGGCGATGGACAGGTCTCGGTCATCACCCCGATCTCCCTTGACCACGTGGAGCTCCTGGGTGATACCACGGAGCTGATCGCCCAAGAAAAGGCCGGCATCATCAAGCCCGGCGGCTTCCTGATTTCCTCCGCACAGCCGGCCGATGCCGCGCAGGTGCTGCTGGAACGTGCCCGCGAACTTGAGGTGCCCTACCGCTTTGAGGGCATCGAATTTGGTGTCTCCTCACGGATTGTGGCCGTCGGCGGCCAACAGCTGGAGATTCAGGGTCTGGCCGGACGCTACACCGACATCCTGTTGCCGCTGCACGGAGAACACCAGGCGCAGAACGCGGCGGTGGCCCTGGCCGCTGTTGAGGCGTTCATCGGCGGTGGGGAACGCGAGCTGAATCAGGATTTGGTACGCACCGGCTTCGGCGCCACCACCAGCCCCGGCCGGCTCGAGGTCATCCGCAAGGCACCGACCGTGCTGCTGGATGCCGGACACAACCCCGATGGCATCCGTGCCTCGGCCGCCGCGGTGAAGGAGTCCTTCGGCTTCTCGAAGCTGGTCTTGGTCATCGGGATTCTGGCCGAGAAGGACGCCGAGGCGATGCTCGTTCAGCTCCGCGAGGCCTACCTGGACCTGGTGGATGACATTGCCATCACCCAATCCAACTCGCCGCGGGCCATCCCCGCCGGGGAACTGGCCACCATGGCCCTGGAAGCGGGCTTTAACGAAGAAGACCTGTTCATCAGCGAACGCCTCGACGAGGCCCTGGAATGGGCGGTCGGGCGTGCCGAGTCCGGCGAGGACTTTGGCGGCGGCGTATTGGTCACCGGCTCGATCACGCTGGTCGGCGAGGCCCGCATGTTGCTCGGAGGGCTCTAG
- a CDS encoding HNH endonuclease signature motif containing protein: MEAHEPLTLAALEAITALLPSAGSDAAIGCAADADPAPDDLRVLGLLVPLVRLALDRSAATVQSSPVRAATFVKLAEDLYRQSGYGQLLATSSATSAALHTITEESLAAVNQALATPSDFASSGTLPHDVPTPSGRQPLYRDETDFLSAQHNLTHFQAQHRVRSAENLLPRTGFNGRELPPKYPLLGQVLTDAAADPKALATLATRFEALDPQRADGQGGLAPDRELEGELAAAARTRNAQGTAKLLKDQAKRLDERRAATALLGTEDLFIGAHYLGHTAKGYEYKVITTAEGHELLATAADILNSPRTKAGTVPRVPIDEAPTIPEWAIDPKVPLDQRPTAEFTDVGVPVQLDPTINMQPGESIEQALTRQRAKRLHQFMLDALRSATAPPEPGFGSTDGTTAGSAGEDQMPLAPNFTMNVTVDLATFMGQLETAGLTDHGEDISAATCRRIACNAGIIPIVLDGTGVPLELGRTRRYFNRAQRRAIAVRDRGCINPGCTMSANRCEAHHLDPWMLGGRTDVSRGCLLCPACHQSYHAGKFRIEMIRGIPHVLAAKSRDPEQLPRRNWIFFPATSPLQAA, translated from the coding sequence ATGGAAGCACACGAACCACTCACGCTCGCGGCGTTGGAGGCGATCACCGCACTATTGCCCAGCGCTGGCTCCGACGCTGCCATCGGCTGCGCGGCCGATGCCGATCCCGCACCGGATGATTTGCGTGTGCTGGGCCTGCTGGTTCCCCTGGTTCGTCTCGCACTTGACCGCTCGGCAGCAACGGTGCAATCCTCACCGGTACGCGCCGCCACGTTCGTGAAACTCGCCGAAGATCTCTATCGGCAATCGGGCTACGGTCAGTTGTTGGCCACCTCATCGGCCACCTCCGCCGCCCTTCACACCATCACCGAAGAATCCTTGGCCGCCGTTAATCAGGCACTGGCCACGCCCAGCGACTTCGCCTCGTCCGGGACGCTGCCCCACGATGTTCCAACACCATCGGGCCGCCAACCGCTCTACCGGGACGAAACAGATTTTCTCAGTGCACAGCACAACCTCACCCATTTTCAGGCCCAGCATCGGGTCCGCAGCGCGGAGAACCTGTTGCCACGTACCGGGTTTAACGGCCGCGAACTTCCACCCAAGTACCCGCTATTGGGTCAGGTACTCACCGATGCCGCCGCGGATCCCAAGGCGCTTGCGACGCTCGCCACGAGGTTTGAAGCACTGGATCCTCAACGTGCCGATGGGCAAGGAGGCCTCGCACCAGATCGCGAGTTGGAGGGCGAGCTAGCCGCGGCGGCACGCACTCGCAACGCTCAGGGAACGGCAAAACTGCTCAAGGACCAGGCCAAACGCCTCGATGAGCGACGAGCTGCCACGGCGCTACTGGGAACCGAAGACCTCTTTATCGGCGCCCACTACCTCGGCCATACAGCCAAGGGCTACGAATACAAGGTCATCACCACCGCGGAGGGCCACGAATTGCTGGCCACCGCGGCGGACATCCTCAACAGCCCAAGGACCAAGGCCGGAACTGTGCCCCGGGTCCCCATCGACGAGGCTCCAACAATCCCCGAATGGGCCATCGACCCCAAGGTTCCTCTCGATCAACGACCCACGGCCGAATTCACCGACGTAGGCGTGCCCGTCCAACTGGATCCAACCATAAATATGCAACCCGGCGAGAGCATCGAACAAGCACTCACCCGGCAGCGAGCCAAACGCCTTCACCAATTCATGCTTGATGCCTTGCGTAGTGCCACCGCCCCACCGGAGCCCGGCTTTGGCAGCACCGATGGCACCACCGCCGGATCAGCTGGTGAGGATCAAATGCCGCTAGCCCCCAACTTCACCATGAATGTCACCGTTGATCTGGCTACGTTCATGGGCCAGTTAGAGACTGCTGGCCTCACCGATCACGGCGAGGATATTTCCGCAGCAACTTGCCGGCGCATCGCCTGCAATGCCGGGATCATCCCGATTGTTTTGGACGGCACGGGGGTCCCGTTGGAACTGGGGCGCACACGAAGATACTTCAATCGGGCTCAGCGCCGAGCCATCGCGGTGCGAGATAGGGGATGCATCAATCCCGGCTGCACCATGTCGGCGAATCGCTGCGAGGCGCACCACCTTGATCCCTGGATGCTGGGTGGGCGGACCGATGTCTCACGTGGCTGTCTGCTCTGTCCGGCATGCCACCAGAGTTATCACGCAGGAAAGTTCCGGATTGAAATGATCCGCGGGATCCCGCATGTGCTTGCGGCCAAGTCCCGGGATCCGGAACAGCTGCCGCGGCGAAACTGGATCTTCTTCCCCGCCACCAGTCCCCTTCAGGCGGCCTAG
- the ileS gene encoding isoleucine--tRNA ligase: MTSYPKASTDPHGTTPSSPRFPEIEERVLSYWKNDETFQASIDNRDAGENGDNEFVFYDGPPFANGLPHYGHLLTGYVKDMVARYQTQRGSRVERRFGWDTHGLPAELEAMKQLGMTDKVQIEAMGIDKFNDACRTSVMKYAGEWQEYVTRQARWVDFENDYKTLNVEYMESVIWAFKQLSDKGLTYQGFRVLPYCWKDETPLSNHELRMDDDVYKDRQDQTVTVSFELLTGSSEISQELAGVQALAWTTTPWTLPTNMALAVGPKISYVVLPAGENGVKASDASGNFLLAEDLVGAYAKDLGYADAKAASAAISARYTGEQLAGITYAPLWDTFTDTETWNTAKAWQILVADYVTTTDGTGIVHQAPAYGEEDQKICEAAGIPVILSIDEGAKFLPLFKGGDLEQIVGVQVFDANKSITAILKDSAKLIKQASFEHSYPHCWRCRTPLIYRAISSWYVQVTAVKDRMLELNQGINWIPENVKEGQFGKWLANARDWSISRNRYWGSPIPVWECDGENCTHREVYGSLAELQAGFGRLPLNLEGQPDLHRPFIDELSKKHDGCAENGTMYRVEDVLDVWFDSGSMPYAQAHYPFENKEWFDTHHPADFIVEYIGQTRGWFYTMHVLSTALFDRPAYKNVISHGIVLGSDGQKMSKSLRNYPDVNEVLDRDGSDAMRWFLLSSPILRGGNLVVTEQGIRDGVRQVLLPMWNVWHFFCLYTNAANDGAGYTAKLSYSSSDPLDAYMLAATGGLVRDVTAKLDAYDISDAAESIRQYMDTLTNWYVRRSRQRFFDEDTAAFDTLYTCLETLTRVSASLLPLAAEEIWRGLTGERSVHLADWPDAELFGEHADLVAAMEATRRIASVGSSLRKAANLRVRLPLAGMTVAAPNAAALEGTFVSILKDELNLRSITLIDAATANAAEYGISQQLVVNARAAGPRLGKNVQLAIKGAKSGDWSVGDDGVVTAGGLALQEHEYTLETVVAPSVGEESIAAAVLPGGGFLVLDTEVTDELAAEGLARDMIRAIQSARKDADLLVSDRIRTQITADEATVAALHANAELIKGETLSLGLVLISSADAKAPVVSVETVASAEAEKEMGPNA, from the coding sequence ATGACCAGTTACCCCAAGGCCTCGACCGACCCGCATGGCACCACGCCATCCTCTCCCCGTTTCCCGGAGATTGAGGAACGGGTCCTTTCCTACTGGAAGAACGATGAGACCTTCCAGGCCTCCATCGATAATCGTGATGCCGGAGAAAACGGCGACAACGAGTTTGTCTTCTACGACGGTCCGCCCTTCGCCAACGGCCTGCCGCACTACGGGCACCTGCTCACCGGCTACGTGAAGGACATGGTAGCTCGCTACCAGACCCAGCGTGGATCGCGGGTGGAGCGCCGCTTCGGCTGGGACACCCACGGACTGCCGGCCGAACTAGAGGCCATGAAGCAGCTGGGCATGACCGACAAGGTGCAGATCGAGGCCATGGGCATCGATAAGTTTAACGACGCCTGCCGCACCTCGGTGATGAAGTATGCCGGAGAATGGCAGGAATACGTCACCCGTCAGGCGCGCTGGGTCGACTTTGAGAACGACTACAAGACGCTGAACGTCGAGTACATGGAATCGGTCATCTGGGCGTTTAAGCAGCTGTCCGACAAGGGCCTGACCTACCAGGGCTTCCGCGTGCTGCCGTACTGCTGGAAGGACGAGACCCCGCTGTCCAACCACGAGTTGCGGATGGACGATGACGTGTACAAGGACCGTCAGGACCAGACGGTCACCGTCTCCTTCGAACTGCTCACCGGTTCATCGGAGATCTCCCAGGAGCTCGCCGGCGTCCAGGCCCTGGCCTGGACCACGACCCCCTGGACGCTGCCGACCAACATGGCCCTGGCCGTGGGTCCGAAGATCTCCTACGTGGTACTGCCCGCCGGCGAAAACGGCGTGAAGGCCTCGGACGCGAGCGGAAACTTCCTGCTCGCCGAGGACCTGGTCGGGGCCTACGCCAAGGACCTGGGTTATGCCGACGCCAAGGCGGCCAGCGCAGCGATCAGCGCCCGCTACACCGGTGAACAGCTCGCCGGCATCACCTACGCACCGCTCTGGGACACCTTCACCGACACCGAGACGTGGAACACCGCCAAGGCCTGGCAGATCCTGGTCGCCGACTACGTCACCACCACCGACGGCACCGGCATCGTCCACCAGGCACCGGCCTATGGTGAGGAGGATCAGAAGATCTGTGAGGCCGCCGGCATCCCGGTGATCCTCTCGATCGATGAGGGCGCAAAGTTCCTGCCGCTCTTTAAGGGTGGAGACCTGGAGCAGATCGTTGGTGTGCAGGTCTTTGACGCGAACAAGTCGATCACCGCGATCCTGAAGGACTCGGCGAAGCTGATCAAGCAGGCCTCCTTCGAGCACTCCTACCCGCATTGCTGGCGCTGCCGCACCCCGCTGATCTACCGCGCGATCTCCTCCTGGTACGTCCAGGTCACAGCGGTCAAGGACCGCATGCTGGAACTGAACCAGGGCATCAACTGGATCCCGGAGAACGTGAAGGAAGGCCAGTTTGGCAAGTGGCTGGCCAACGCCCGCGACTGGTCCATCTCGCGCAACCGCTACTGGGGATCCCCGATCCCGGTGTGGGAATGTGACGGCGAAAACTGCACGCACCGCGAGGTCTACGGTTCGTTGGCCGAGCTGCAGGCCGGCTTCGGCCGGCTGCCGCTGAACCTTGAGGGCCAACCGGATCTGCACCGCCCGTTCATCGACGAGCTGAGTAAAAAGCACGATGGCTGCGCCGAAAACGGCACCATGTACCGTGTGGAAGACGTGCTGGATGTCTGGTTTGACTCCGGGTCGATGCCCTACGCCCAGGCGCACTACCCGTTTGAGAACAAGGAATGGTTTGACACCCACCACCCGGCGGACTTCATCGTCGAATACATCGGGCAGACTCGCGGCTGGTTCTACACCATGCACGTGCTCTCCACCGCGCTCTTTGACCGCCCCGCCTACAAGAACGTGATCAGTCACGGCATCGTGCTGGGCTCCGACGGGCAGAAAATGTCTAAGTCGCTGCGCAACTACCCGGATGTTAACGAGGTGCTTGACCGCGACGGCTCCGATGCCATGCGCTGGTTCCTGCTCTCCTCCCCAATCCTGCGTGGTGGCAACCTGGTGGTCACCGAACAGGGCATTCGTGATGGCGTGCGTCAGGTCCTGCTGCCGATGTGGAACGTCTGGCACTTCTTCTGCCTGTACACCAACGCCGCAAATGACGGCGCGGGCTACACCGCGAAGCTCTCCTACTCCTCGAGTGACCCGCTGGATGCCTACATGCTGGCGGCCACCGGTGGATTGGTCCGCGACGTCACGGCCAAGCTGGACGCCTACGACATCTCCGATGCCGCAGAATCCATCCGCCAATACATGGACACGCTGACCAACTGGTACGTGCGCCGCTCCCGCCAGCGCTTCTTCGACGAAGACACCGCCGCCTTTGACACGCTCTACACCTGCTTAGAAACCCTGACCCGGGTTTCGGCCTCGCTATTGCCGCTGGCGGCCGAGGAAATCTGGCGCGGACTCACCGGGGAACGCTCGGTCCACCTGGCCGATTGGCCCGACGCCGAGCTCTTTGGTGAGCACGCCGACCTGGTGGCGGCCATGGAGGCCACCCGCCGCATCGCCTCGGTGGGTTCCTCACTGCGCAAGGCGGCGAACCTGCGGGTACGTCTGCCGTTGGCCGGCATGACCGTGGCAGCTCCCAACGCCGCGGCGTTGGAGGGCACCTTCGTGAGCATCCTGAAGGACGAGCTGAACCTGCGCAGCATCACGCTGATCGATGCGGCAACCGCCAACGCCGCCGAATACGGCATCAGCCAGCAACTAGTCGTCAATGCCCGTGCCGCGGGCCCGCGACTGGGCAAAAATGTCCAGCTCGCCATCAAGGGTGCGAAATCTGGTGACTGGTCCGTGGGTGATGACGGTGTGGTCACCGCCGGTGGACTGGCTCTGCAGGAGCACGAGTACACGCTAGAAACCGTGGTGGCTCCCAGTGTCGGTGAGGAATCGATCGCCGCAGCGGTGCTGCCCGGCGGCGGCTTCCTGGTCCTGGATACCGAGGTCACCGACGAGCTGGCGGCCGAGGGCCTGGCAAGAGATATGATCCGCGCCATTCAGTCCGCCCGCAAGGACGCGGACCTGTTGGTCTCTGATCGCATCCGCACACAGATCACCGCCGATGAGGCCACCGTGGCCGCGCTGCATGCCAACGCCGAACTGATCAAGGGGGAAACGCTGAGCCTCGGGCTGGTACTCATCAGCTCCGCGGACGCAAAAGCCCCCGTCGTTTCCGTGGAAACCGTGGCATCCGCCGAAGCCGAGAAGGAAATGGGACCCAACGCATGA
- the ndk gene encoding nucleoside-diphosphate kinase, with product MAIQRTLILVKPDGVKRQLTGVILARIEAKGYTIAELKQVSATPQMLAEHYAEHEGKPFYQPLVDFMLSGPVVAIIAEGQNVITGFRSLAGTTDPTTAAPGTIRGDLGRDWGLKVQQNLVHGSDSEESAAREIGIWFA from the coding sequence GTGGCTATCCAACGCACCCTGATCCTGGTAAAGCCCGATGGCGTAAAGCGTCAGCTCACCGGCGTGATCCTGGCCCGCATCGAAGCCAAGGGCTACACGATCGCGGAATTGAAGCAGGTTTCGGCAACGCCGCAAATGCTGGCCGAGCACTACGCCGAGCACGAGGGCAAGCCGTTCTACCAGCCGCTGGTTGACTTCATGCTTTCGGGCCCGGTCGTCGCGATCATCGCCGAGGGACAGAACGTCATCACCGGCTTCCGCTCACTGGCCGGCACCACCGACCCGACCACCGCAGCCCCGGGAACCATCCGTGGGGACCTGGGCCGCGACTGGGGCCTGAAGGTGCAGCAGAACCTGGTTCACGGCTCCGACTCCGAAGAGTCGGCGGCTCGCGAAATCGGTATCTGGTTCGCCTAA
- a CDS encoding DUF2809 domain-containing protein, giving the protein MAAALVLPIIGIGLLARFGGSGLLADVSGGLLYAVLIYVLLTVLRPRATQLSNAAIALVFCVLIELLQLTNIPAELARVFSPSALVLGTGFAPRDLLAYLMGAALALGIDLGLSRRSSSRS; this is encoded by the coding sequence ATGGCTGCCGCCCTGGTTCTCCCGATCATCGGCATCGGGTTGCTCGCGCGTTTTGGTGGTTCGGGACTACTGGCCGATGTGTCCGGCGGTCTGCTGTACGCGGTGCTGATATATGTGCTGCTCACGGTGCTGCGCCCACGGGCCACACAGCTCTCCAACGCTGCCATCGCACTGGTGTTCTGTGTCTTGATTGAACTGCTGCAGCTCACCAATATTCCCGCGGAGCTGGCCCGCGTGTTCTCCCCCAGCGCGCTGGTGCTGGGCACCGGATTCGCGCCACGTGATCTGCTGGCCTATCTCATGGGGGCGGCCCTGGCGCTGGGCATCGACCTGGGCCTCTCTCGCCGGTCTAGCTCGCGGAGCTAA
- a CDS encoding DUF4233 domain-containing protein produces MAKMTKAQREWRPGQPKKPRSTRVMFASTVLSLEAFVVLFATLAIYGLNRETLNPVLIIGSGVLVALICILTCALLKKPLGYAIGWLLQLLLIFSGFLITEMFFIGAAFAVTWWYAVSKGHAMDVESARRLREQAAWDAAHPESDSGTGVAQP; encoded by the coding sequence ATGGCAAAAATGACCAAGGCGCAACGCGAATGGCGTCCGGGGCAACCCAAGAAACCGCGTTCCACGCGTGTGATGTTCGCCTCGACGGTGCTGAGTCTTGAGGCCTTTGTGGTGCTCTTCGCGACGCTGGCCATCTACGGGCTGAACCGTGAGACGCTCAATCCGGTGCTGATCATCGGTAGCGGTGTGCTGGTGGCTCTCATCTGCATTTTGACCTGTGCGCTGCTGAAAAAACCGCTGGGCTACGCGATTGGCTGGCTGTTGCAGCTGCTGTTGATCTTCTCCGGTTTTTTGATCACCGAGATGTTTTTCATCGGCGCGGCCTTCGCCGTGACCTGGTGGTACGCGGTGAGTAAGGGCCACGCCATGGATGTGGAGAGCGCCCGCCGTCTCCGCGAACAGGCGGCCTGGGATGCGGCGCACCCGGAGTCGGATTCCGGCACCGGTGTAGCTCAACCGTAG
- a CDS encoding vitamin K epoxide reductase family protein encodes MSHIDAAQIRDREAILPAMARDRPFGIFLVLSAAVSWIAAGILVLERLALYKNPNYITSCDFNPWVSCGTVMKSAQAELLGFPNPLLGVVGFGLVITIGMALLAGARFARWFWIGLQVGITVAMVFIVWLWSQALYEINALCLYCMIVWAMMIPMFLFTTARNIIHSVIPAPAALRRFAAEWTWVVVIVALIITIATVVLRFPGAFFGA; translated from the coding sequence ATGAGCCACATCGACGCAGCACAGATCCGGGACAGGGAAGCGATCCTGCCAGCCATGGCACGGGATCGTCCGTTCGGAATTTTTTTGGTGCTCAGCGCCGCGGTGTCCTGGATCGCCGCCGGGATCCTGGTGCTCGAGCGCCTGGCCCTCTACAAAAACCCGAATTACATCACCAGCTGCGACTTTAACCCCTGGGTTTCCTGCGGCACCGTCATGAAGTCGGCCCAGGCCGAATTGCTGGGCTTCCCCAACCCACTGTTGGGCGTCGTCGGCTTCGGTCTGGTGATCACCATCGGCATGGCACTGCTGGCCGGGGCCCGCTTCGCCCGCTGGTTCTGGATCGGCCTCCAGGTCGGGATCACCGTGGCCATGGTGTTCATCGTCTGGCTCTGGTCCCAGGCCCTGTATGAAATCAACGCCCTGTGCCTGTACTGCATGATCGTCTGGGCGATGATGATCCCGATGTTCCTCTTCACCACCGCGCGCAACATCATCCACTCGGTGATCCCGGCCCCGGCGGCACTGCGCCGCTTCGCCGCCGAATGGACCTGGGTCGTGGTCATCGTCGCGCTGATCATCACCATCGCCACCGTCGTTCTGCGCTTCCCCGGTGCCTTCTTTGGCGCCTAG